The following proteins come from a genomic window of Synechococcus sp. NB0720_010:
- the psbU gene encoding photosystem II complex extrinsic protein PsbU, whose protein sequence is MKRLVSWLMSGVLMAGLLLSLIIAPAAQADSLRNVADDKISERGDKIDLNNCSVRRFQAFPGMYPTLAGKIVLGGPYNSVDDLFSLDLTDRQKELVEKYKGNFTVTPASIALNEGFDRINDGQYR, encoded by the coding sequence ATGAAACGGCTGGTTTCGTGGCTCATGAGTGGAGTGCTGATGGCCGGCCTGCTCCTCAGCCTGATCATCGCCCCCGCCGCTCAGGCCGATTCGCTGCGCAACGTCGCAGACGACAAGATTTCAGAGCGCGGCGACAAGATCGACCTGAACAACTGCTCGGTCCGTCGCTTCCAAGCCTTCCCAGGGATGTACCCCACCCTGGCCGGCAAGATCGTGCTGGGTGGCCCCTACAACAGTGTTGACGACCTGTTCAGCCTCGACCTGACCGATCGCCAGAAGGAACTTGTTGAGAAGTACAAGGGCAACTTCACCGTCACCCCGGCGTCCATCGCCCTCAACGAAGGCTTCGATCGGATCAACGACGGCCAATACCGTTGA